The genomic window GTCTGAACACTGTTGTTATCGCAATTCAAGGCCTTTGCTCAGCAGCTTTCCTACAAGTGGTCATCGGATTTTGGTTGGTCCTGGAGAAAATGCTGGTGTCGTGGATTTAGGAGATGGGCAGAGCTTGGCTTTCAAAATCGAAAGCCACAATCATCCTTCTGCATTGGAACCTTTTCAAGGAGCTGCTACAGGTGTTGGCGGAATCTTGAGAGATATTTTTACTATGGGTGCAAGGCCTATTGCGCTTCTTAATGCTTTACGTTTTGGACCTCTTGAAGATGAACGTAATGTTGGTCTTATGGAGGGGGTCGTTGAAGGTATAGCTCATTACGGCAATTGCGTGGGAGTTCCTACCGTTGGTGGTGAGGTGGCGTTTGATTCCAGTTATTCCGGCAACCCGTTAGTTAATGCAATGGCTCTTGGGCTGATGGAAACAGATGAGATTGTTTGTTCTGGGGCTCATGGTGTTGGTTATCCGGTGATTTATGTCGGTAGTACAACTGGTCGTGATGGTATGGGTGGTGCCAGTTTTGCTAGTGCAGAGCTCACAAAAGCTTCTTTGGATGATCGTCCTGCGGTTCAGGTTGGTGATCCATTTTTGGAAAAAGGTTTAATTGAAGCTTGTCTTGAAGCTTTTAAGAGTGGCGATGTTGTTGCTGCTCAGGATATGGGTGCGGCTGGTCTTACTTGTAGCTGTTCGGAGATGGCTGCTAAGGGTGGTCTTGGTATTGAACTCGATCTTGATCGAGTTCCTGCTCGTGAGCTTGGGATGACTCCATATGAGTTTTTACTTTCGGAATCTCAAGAGAGAATGCTTTTTGTGGTGAAGCCTGGACAAGAGCAATCTTTGATGGAGAGATTTATTCGTTGGGGGTTGCAAGCAGCAATTGTTGGTTGCGTTCTTGAAGAGAAGGTGGTTCGTGTTTTGCAAAAAGGAGAAGTTGTTGCTGAGGTGCCTGCTAATGCATTAGCTGATGACACTCCAATTGATCGACATGAATTAGTGAGTGATCCTCCGCTAGAGATTCAGGCCAAATGGGACTGGCAGGAGAATCTATTACCAGTTGTTGGTTTAAAAGGGATCAATTTAAATTCACAATCTCATTTTGGTAGTAATATTTCATGGGATGAAATTCTTTTAAAGTTACTTGATGACCCTACGATTGCTTCAAAACGTTGGGTTTATCGTCAATATGACCATCAGGTTCAAGCTAATACAGTTTCAGCCCCAGGAGTTTCTGATGCTGCTGTTGTGAGATTACGTCCACAGCAAGGTAAGGGCTCTGTAGATGAGGTAAAGCGGGGAGTTGCGGCAGTTGTTGATTGTCCTAATCGATGGGTTTTTCTTGATCCAGAACGTGGTGCTATGGCCGCTGTAGCAGAAGCGGCCAGAAATCTTAGTTGTGTTGGTGCGGAGCCTTTGGCTGTCACAGATAATCTCAATTTTCCTTCTCCGGAAACGCCTACTGGGTATTGGCAATTGGCTTTAGCTTGTCGTGGTCTTTCTAAGGCTTGCAAGACTTTTTCAACACCAGTAACTGGAGGAAATGTTTCTCTATATAATGAGACTCGCTTAGCTGATGGAAAAATACAACCTATTCACCCAACACCAGTTGTTGGAATGGTTGGTTTAGTTCATAATCTTGTAAATGTGTGTGGTCAGGCTTGGCTTGAGCCTGGTGATTTGATTTGGCTTTTAGGCGTGCCTATCGATACAACAGTTGCTGTTGATCCTCGCGTTAGCCTTGCGGGTAGTAGTTATCTTGAATGTATTCATGGTTTAGTTACGGGGAGGCCTCCGGAGATTGATCTGAAACTTGAGTGTTTAGTTCAATCTTTCCTACGCAATTCTATTACTGAGGGATTTGTTCGCTCTGCTCATGATCTAAGTGATGGAGGTCTTGCAGTTGCAGTTGCTGAGTGTTGTATCGCTGCAAATTTGGGTGCACATATTGAGTTACCATCCAGCGATGCTCGATTGGATCGCTTGTTATTTGCTGAAGGTGGTTCACGCATCTTGGTGAGTGTTCCATCCACGCAGGCTGTTGCCTGGCAAAAGGTTTTAAATCAGGCAAAGACCACAGCCCCTGGCTCAGTGTTTGATCAGTACCTTGGTGTTGTTACGGCTGATGATGAGTTGTTGATCACTCAGGCTGGCAATCGCTTGGTTCAGCTTCCTTTGAATCAGCTGAGGGAGTGCTTTGAGCAGGCAATCCCTCGTCGTATGGGCTTGGATCTCTCTTCA from Prochlorococcus marinus str. MIT 9313 includes these protein-coding regions:
- the purL gene encoding phosphoribosylformylglycinamidine synthase subunit PurL, whose product is MRVDYDVAAALRHEGLKPHDYDEICRRLQRAPNRVELGMFGVMWSEHCCYRNSRPLLSSFPTSGHRILVGPGENAGVVDLGDGQSLAFKIESHNHPSALEPFQGAATGVGGILRDIFTMGARPIALLNALRFGPLEDERNVGLMEGVVEGIAHYGNCVGVPTVGGEVAFDSSYSGNPLVNAMALGLMETDEIVCSGAHGVGYPVIYVGSTTGRDGMGGASFASAELTKASLDDRPAVQVGDPFLEKGLIEACLEAFKSGDVVAAQDMGAAGLTCSCSEMAAKGGLGIELDLDRVPARELGMTPYEFLLSESQERMLFVVKPGQEQSLMERFIRWGLQAAIVGCVLEEKVVRVLQKGEVVAEVPANALADDTPIDRHELVSDPPLEIQAKWDWQENLLPVVGLKGINLNSQSHFGSNISWDEILLKLLDDPTIASKRWVYRQYDHQVQANTVSAPGVSDAAVVRLRPQQGKGSVDEVKRGVAAVVDCPNRWVFLDPERGAMAAVAEAARNLSCVGAEPLAVTDNLNFPSPETPTGYWQLALACRGLSKACKTFSTPVTGGNVSLYNETRLADGKIQPIHPTPVVGMVGLVHNLVNVCGQAWLEPGDLIWLLGVPIDTTVAVDPRVSLAGSSYLECIHGLVTGRPPEIDLKLECLVQSFLRNSITEGFVRSAHDLSDGGLAVAVAECCIAANLGAHIELPSSDARLDRLLFAEGGSRILVSVPSTQAVAWQKVLNQAKTTAPGSVFDQYLGVVTADDELLITQAGNRLVQLPLNQLRECFEQAIPRRMGLDLSSSV